GATGACATTCGTCGTCTCACTGATCGCAACCACAAAAAACCTTGGCTTTAGCCATCCTGAGCTTGCATCAAGCTGGATGACCTCATGGGTTCTTTCATGGCTCATCGCCTTTCCGGTTCTGCTGGCTATTTTGCCAGTCGTCCGAAAAATGGTCGGCTTCATCTGCCACCCGCACTGACAAATCAAAATAAAAAGCCGCGCATTTTTGATGCGCGGCTTTTTCAATTTTGTTGCTGACGGCTTAGCGGAAAATGGCTTCGCCCTGCTCATCGACGATCTGGCGGCCCTTGTTCAGAGAAATGCTCGCAGCATCTTCGATACCGGGGCAACGATCTGCGCGAACAAAGCGGTGTTCTTTCAGCTCGCCGTTGATCGTCTTGGAAATCACACCACAGACCTGATACTGTCCACCTTCGCTATAAGGCGTCGCGATAATCAGAAATTCCTTGTGCTCCAGACGCCCAGCTTCTTTTGGCGTTGCTGGAGTTTCTT
This sequence is a window from Ochrobactrum quorumnocens. Protein-coding genes within it:
- a CDS encoding DUF2798 domain-containing protein, with product MSQFEGTRRRKLPARYASIVMPFILSIMMTFVVSLIATTKNLGFSHPELASSWMTSWVLSWLIAFPVLLAILPVVRKMVGFICHPH
- a CDS encoding HlyU family transcriptional regulator, which translates into the protein MSFLKRLFGGGSTEETPATPKEAGRLEHKEFLIIATPYSEGGQYQVCGVISKTINGELKEHRFVRADRCPGIEDAASISLNKGRQIVDEQGEAIFR